A genomic segment from Streptomyces antibioticus encodes:
- the hrpA gene encoding ATP-dependent RNA helicase HrpA, which translates to MSTHPAPAVGALAPRLAELSLRDAHRLGRRLEGARKIRKPEARAAVLAEIEAEVTRVEERMALRRGRVPAVTYPEQLPVSQKKDDIAAAIRDHQVVIVAGETGSGKTTQIPKICLELGRGVRGMIGHTQPRRIAARTVAERVAEELRTPLGEAVGWKVRFTDQVNPDATFVKLMTDGILLAEIQTDRELRAYDTIIIDEAHERSLNIDFLLGYLAQLLPRRPDLKVVITSATIDPERFSRHFGDAPIIEVSGRTYPVEVRYRPLLEEDSEDADRDQITAICDAVEELQAEGPGDILVFLSGEREIRDTADALEKKQYRFTEVLPLYARLSHAEQHRVFQQHTGRRIVLATNVAETSLTVPGIKYVIDPGFARISRYSHRTKVQRLPIEPISQASANQRKGRCGRTSDGVCIRLYSEDDFVARPEFTDAEILRTNLASVILQMTAAGLGDIEKFPFIDPPDHRNIRDGVQLLQELNALDAEQKDPRKRLTDTGRKLAQLPVDPRLARMVLEADKNGCVREVMVIAAALSIQDPRERPADKQAQADQQHARFKDETSDFLAYLNLWRYVREQQRERGSSSFRRMCKQEYLNFLRIREWQDIYTQLRTVAKQMGIHLNEEDAPGDSVHLSLLAGLLSHIGMKDVKDGAKNEYLGARSAKFAIFPGSALFKKAPRFVMSAELVETSRLWARVNAKIEPEWVEPLAGHLLKRTYSEPHWEKDQAAVMAYEKVTLYGVPIIAQRKVNYGRIDAEVSRELFIRNALVEGDWRTHHKFFSDNRRLLSEVEELEHRARRRDIVVDDETLFDFYDQRVPEHVVSGAHFDSWWKHKRHEQPDFLDFEREMLIRESAEAVTKADYPDSWRQGPLKFRVTYQFEPGADADGVTVHIPLQVLNQVTDDGFEWQIPGLRQEVVTELIRSLPKPIRRNYVPAPNFAQRFLDRAVPLQKPLTTAMARELKRMVGVPFEAADFDWSRVPDHLKITFRIVDERRRKLAEDKDLEALRLRLRPKARQAISQAAAATAERRGGESLERSGLTDWTIGSLTRVFETRRAGQPVKAYPALVDDGDTVSVRLFDTEAEQAEAMWKGTRRLILRNIPVNPAKFASEKLTNAQKLALSANPHGSIQALFDDCAMAAADRLIAEFGGPAWDEESYRKLYDKVRAEIVDTTVRTVGQVQQVLAAWQACERRLKGVRSPTLLANLTDVRGQLDALVKPGFVTWAGLRRLPDLMRYLVAADRRLQQMATGAQRDTARMEKVHEMQDEYAWLLEQLPQGMPVPQQVLDIRWMIEELRVSYFAHALGTAYPVSDKRIVKAIDAAAP; encoded by the coding sequence ATGTCTACGCACCCCGCCCCCGCCGTGGGCGCCCTCGCCCCCCGTCTGGCCGAGCTGTCCCTGCGTGATGCGCACCGGCTCGGGCGCAGGCTCGAAGGCGCGCGCAAGATCCGCAAGCCGGAGGCCCGTGCCGCCGTCCTCGCCGAGATCGAGGCGGAGGTCACCCGGGTCGAGGAACGGATGGCGCTGCGGCGCGGCCGCGTCCCGGCCGTCACCTACCCCGAGCAGCTTCCGGTCAGCCAGAAGAAGGACGACATCGCGGCCGCCATCCGCGATCACCAGGTCGTCATCGTCGCAGGTGAGACCGGTTCCGGTAAGACCACCCAGATCCCGAAGATCTGTCTGGAACTCGGTCGTGGCGTCCGCGGCATGATCGGCCACACCCAGCCCCGCCGGATCGCCGCCCGTACGGTCGCCGAGCGGGTCGCCGAGGAGCTGCGGACCCCGCTGGGCGAGGCCGTCGGCTGGAAGGTGCGGTTCACCGACCAGGTGAACCCCGACGCCACCTTCGTGAAGCTGATGACGGACGGCATCCTGCTGGCCGAGATCCAGACCGACCGCGAGCTGCGCGCCTACGACACGATCATCATCGACGAGGCGCACGAGCGGTCCCTGAACATCGACTTCCTGCTGGGCTACCTGGCCCAGCTCCTGCCGCGGCGGCCCGATCTGAAGGTCGTCATCACCTCCGCGACCATCGACCCGGAGCGGTTCTCACGGCACTTCGGGGACGCCCCGATCATCGAGGTCAGCGGGCGGACCTATCCGGTGGAGGTGCGCTACCGGCCGCTGCTCGAAGAGGATTCCGAGGACGCGGACCGCGATCAGATCACCGCCATCTGCGACGCCGTCGAGGAGCTCCAGGCCGAGGGGCCGGGCGACATCCTGGTCTTCCTCTCGGGCGAGCGGGAGATCCGCGACACCGCCGACGCCCTGGAGAAGAAGCAGTACCGCTTCACTGAAGTGCTCCCGCTCTACGCGCGCCTCTCGCACGCGGAGCAGCACCGCGTGTTCCAGCAGCACACCGGCCGCAGGATCGTTCTGGCGACCAACGTCGCCGAGACCTCGCTCACCGTGCCGGGGATCAAGTACGTCATCGACCCCGGGTTCGCCCGGATCAGCCGCTACAGCCACCGCACCAAGGTGCAGCGGCTGCCGATCGAGCCGATCAGCCAGGCCAGCGCCAACCAGCGCAAGGGCCGCTGCGGCCGTACGAGTGACGGCGTCTGCATCCGGCTCTACAGCGAGGACGACTTCGTCGCCCGGCCGGAGTTCACGGACGCCGAGATCCTGCGCACCAACCTCGCCTCCGTCATCCTCCAGATGACCGCGGCCGGCCTCGGCGACATCGAGAAGTTCCCCTTCATCGACCCGCCGGACCATCGCAACATCCGCGACGGCGTCCAGTTGCTCCAGGAGCTGAACGCGCTGGACGCGGAGCAGAAGGACCCGCGCAAGCGGCTCACCGACACCGGCCGCAAACTGGCCCAGCTCCCCGTCGACCCGCGGCTGGCCCGGATGGTGCTGGAGGCCGACAAGAACGGCTGTGTCCGCGAGGTCATGGTCATAGCCGCCGCGCTCTCCATCCAGGACCCGCGCGAGCGCCCCGCCGACAAGCAGGCCCAGGCCGACCAGCAGCACGCCCGCTTCAAGGACGAGACCAGCGATTTCCTCGCCTATCTCAACCTGTGGCGGTACGTCCGCGAGCAGCAGCGCGAGCGCGGTTCGTCGTCCTTCCGCCGGATGTGCAAGCAGGAGTACCTCAACTTCCTGCGCATCCGTGAGTGGCAGGACATCTACACCCAGCTCCGCACGGTCGCCAAGCAGATGGGCATCCATCTCAACGAGGAGGACGCCCCCGGCGACAGCGTCCATCTCTCGCTCCTCGCCGGTCTGCTGTCGCACATCGGCATGAAGGACGTGAAGGACGGCGCGAAGAACGAGTATCTGGGCGCCCGCAGCGCCAAGTTCGCGATCTTCCCCGGCTCGGCGCTGTTCAAGAAGGCACCGCGCTTCGTGATGTCCGCCGAGCTGGTGGAGACCTCCCGGCTCTGGGCGCGGGTCAACGCGAAGATCGAGCCGGAGTGGGTCGAGCCGCTGGCCGGACATCTGCTGAAGCGGACGTACAGCGAACCGCACTGGGAGAAGGACCAGGCGGCCGTGATGGCGTACGAGAAGGTCACGCTGTACGGCGTGCCGATCATCGCCCAGCGGAAGGTCAACTACGGCCGGATCGACGCCGAGGTCAGCCGTGAGCTTTTCATTCGCAACGCCCTGGTCGAGGGCGACTGGCGTACCCACCACAAGTTCTTCAGCGACAACCGCAGGCTGCTCAGCGAGGTCGAGGAGCTGGAACACCGCGCCCGGCGCCGGGACATCGTGGTGGACGACGAGACGCTGTTCGACTTCTACGACCAGCGGGTGCCCGAACACGTCGTCTCCGGCGCCCACTTCGACTCCTGGTGGAAGCACAAGCGGCATGAGCAGCCCGACTTCCTGGACTTCGAGCGCGAGATGCTCATCCGGGAGTCGGCGGAGGCGGTCACCAAGGCCGACTATCCCGACTCCTGGCGCCAGGGGCCGCTGAAGTTCCGGGTGACGTACCAGTTCGAGCCGGGCGCGGACGCCGACGGTGTCACGGTCCACATCCCGCTCCAGGTGCTCAACCAGGTCACGGACGACGGCTTCGAGTGGCAGATCCCGGGCCTGCGGCAGGAGGTCGTCACCGAGCTGATCCGTTCGCTGCCCAAGCCGATCCGCCGCAACTACGTGCCGGCGCCGAACTTCGCGCAGCGCTTCCTGGACCGGGCGGTGCCGCTCCAGAAGCCGCTGACCACCGCCATGGCGCGGGAGCTGAAGCGCATGGTCGGGGTGCCCTTCGAGGCGGCGGACTTCGACTGGTCGAGGGTCCCCGACCATCTGAAGATCACCTTCCGGATCGTCGACGAACGGCGCCGCAAGCTGGCCGAGGACAAGGACCTGGAGGCCCTCAGGCTGCGCCTGCGGCCGAAGGCGCGCCAGGCCATCTCGCAGGCGGCCGCGGCGACCGCCGAGCGCCGGGGCGGGGAGTCCCTGGAGCGTTCCGGTCTGACCGACTGGACGATCGGCTCGCTCACCCGGGTCTTCGAGACCCGCCGGGCCGGCCAGCCCGTGAAGGCGTACCCGGCGCTGGTCGACGACGGCGACACGGTCTCCGTACGGCTCTTCGACACGGAGGCGGAGCAGGCCGAGGCGATGTGGAAGGGCACCCGCCGGCTGATCCTGCGCAACATCCCGGTGAATCCGGCGAAGTTCGCGTCGGAGAAGCTCACCAACGCCCAGAAGCTCGCCCTGTCGGCCAATCCGCACGGGTCGATACAGGCCCTGTTCGACGACTGCGCGATGGCGGCGGCGGACCGGCTGATCGCGGAGTTCGGCGGTCCCGCCTGGGACGAGGAGTCGTACCGGAAGCTGTACGACAAGGTCCGCGCGGAGATCGTCGACACCACGGTGCGCACGGTCGGGCAGGTGCAGCAGGTCCTCGCGGCCTGGCAGGCGTGCGAGCGGCGTCTGAAGGGCGTCCGCAGCCCCACCCTGCTCGCGAACCTCACGGATGTGCGGGGGCAGCTCGACGCCCTGGTGAAGCCCGGTTTTGTGACATGGGCGGGCCTTCGGCGGCTGCCGGACCTGATGCGCTACCTGGTGGCCGCCGACCGCCGGCTCCAGCAGATGGCGACCGGCGCGCAGCGGGACACCGCCCGCATGGAGAAGGTCCATGAGATGCAGGACGAGTACGCCTGGCTCCTGGAGCAGCTTCCCCAGGGCATGCCGGTGCCGCAGCAGGTGCTGGACATCCGCTGGATGATCGAGGAGCTGCGGGTGAGCTACTTCGCCCATGCGCTGGGCACGGCGTACCCGGTCTCGGACAAGCGGATCGTGAAGGCCATCGACGCCGCGGCTCCGTGA
- a CDS encoding metallophosphoesterase family protein has translation MARARARTSPTSRPRPTAPRKTKRPGFLPRPRRRRPATPELAAGPNPWVRALGLTAVVLVGAWLGLLIVGNVRTPVGPMNTTMTLRPSLTGGTKINISPLGALHLDSHTAPVRLDVNVDQLDPARSQALVDHPERLSGLEDEVADDVAHGTMDLALRSAVAVVVGATALGLAVYRRPRRALAAGGLALALLAASGATAYATWNPKSVLEPRFSGLLSSAPSLVGNARSIVTEFDVYQQELARLVTNVTKLYDVTSTLPAFQPDPTTVRVLHVSDIHLNPASWKIIASLVEQYKVNVIVDSGDTMDHGSAAENGFLDPIADLGAPYVWVRGNHDSRVTQRYLEGIDNVHVLDDGRAVTLAGLRFAGIGDPQFTPDRSTVPGAGASQEEAGDRLTAALLAQQAAGTPVDVAVVHEPSAARRTDGAVPLVLSGHLHHEEMEVMEKGTRLRVEGSTGGSGLRAVEGEYPDPIQASILYFDRDTRRLQAWDEIELGGLGLTTAEVSRHLPKENQPGASPGPSPSSPSPSTPSPRSARPSTPSP, from the coding sequence ATGGCCCGCGCCCGTGCCCGAACCAGCCCCACCAGCCGCCCCCGCCCCACCGCTCCCCGGAAAACCAAGCGCCCCGGGTTCCTCCCCCGCCCCCGCAGGCGCCGTCCGGCCACCCCCGAACTCGCCGCGGGACCCAACCCCTGGGTCCGTGCCCTCGGGCTGACCGCGGTGGTCCTGGTCGGCGCCTGGCTGGGCCTGCTGATCGTGGGGAACGTCCGCACCCCGGTCGGGCCGATGAACACGACCATGACCCTGCGCCCCTCCCTCACCGGCGGCACGAAGATCAACATCTCCCCGCTGGGCGCGCTCCACCTCGACAGCCACACCGCCCCGGTCCGCCTCGACGTCAACGTCGACCAGCTCGACCCCGCCCGCTCCCAGGCCCTCGTCGACCACCCCGAACGCCTCTCGGGCCTGGAGGACGAGGTCGCCGACGACGTCGCGCACGGCACCATGGACCTCGCCCTGCGCTCCGCCGTCGCCGTGGTCGTCGGCGCCACCGCCCTCGGACTCGCCGTCTACCGCCGCCCCCGCCGCGCCCTCGCCGCCGGCGGCCTCGCCCTCGCCCTGCTCGCCGCCTCGGGCGCCACCGCGTACGCCACCTGGAACCCCAAGTCGGTCCTGGAACCCCGCTTCTCCGGGCTGCTCTCCTCGGCCCCGTCGCTGGTCGGCAACGCCCGCAGCATCGTCACCGAGTTCGACGTCTACCAGCAGGAACTCGCCCGCCTCGTGACGAACGTGACCAAGCTCTACGACGTCACGTCCACGCTGCCCGCGTTCCAGCCCGACCCCACCACCGTGCGGGTCCTGCATGTCTCGGACATCCATCTCAACCCCGCGAGCTGGAAGATCATCGCCTCGCTGGTCGAGCAGTACAAGGTCAATGTGATCGTCGACTCCGGCGACACCATGGACCACGGCTCGGCCGCCGAGAACGGCTTCCTCGACCCCATCGCCGACCTGGGCGCGCCCTACGTCTGGGTGCGCGGCAACCACGACTCGCGCGTCACCCAGCGCTATCTGGAGGGCATCGACAACGTGCACGTCCTGGACGACGGCCGGGCCGTGACCCTCGCCGGACTGCGCTTCGCGGGCATCGGCGACCCCCAGTTCACCCCCGACCGCTCCACGGTGCCGGGCGCCGGCGCGAGCCAGGAGGAGGCGGGCGACCGGCTGACGGCGGCCCTGCTCGCCCAGCAGGCGGCCGGCACCCCCGTGGACGTGGCCGTCGTGCACGAGCCGTCCGCCGCCCGCCGCACGGACGGCGCCGTGCCGCTCGTCCTCTCCGGGCACCTCCACCACGAGGAGATGGAGGTCATGGAGAAGGGCACCCGGCTCCGCGTGGAGGGCTCCACCGGCGGCAGCGGGCTGCGCGCCGTCGAGGGCGAGTACCCCGACCCGATCCAGGCGTCGATCCTCTACTTCGACCGCGACACCCGCCGCCTCCAGGCATGGGACGAGATCGAACTGGGCGGTCTGGGCCTGACGACGGCCGAGGTCAGCCGCCATCTGCCCAAGGAGAACCAGCCGGGCGCGAGCCCCGGCCCGTCCCCCTCCTCCCCCTCGCCTTCCACCCCCTCCCCCCGTTCCGCGAGGCCCTCCACCCCGTCCCCGTAA
- a CDS encoding DEAD/DEAH box helicase: MSISSSDHAVLPENTDVEITEAVSEEIAQAVDSVEAVAAVETTEVTDAADEADEADTADTLTFADLGLPEGVVRKLAQNGVTSPFPIQAATIPDALAGKDILGRGRTGSGKTLSFGLPTLATLAGGRTEKKRPRAVILTPTRELAMQVADALQPYGDVLGLKMKVVCGGTSMGNQIYALERGVDILVATPGRLRDIINRGACSLEDVQIAVLDEADQMSDLGFLPEVTELLDQVPAGGQRMLFSATMENEISTLVKRYLSNPVTHEVDSAQGNVTTMSHHILIVKPKDKAPVTAAIASRKGRTIIFVRTQLGADRIAEQLRDAGVKADALHGGMTQGARTRTLADFKDGYVNALVATDVAARGIHVDGIDLVLNVDPAGDHKDYLHRAGRTARAGRTGTVVSLSLPHQRRQIFRLMEDAGVDAGRHIIQGGAAFDPEVAEITGARSMTEVQAESAGNAAQQAEREVSQLTKELERAQRRASELREEADRLVARVARERGEDPEAAVAEAQEQAEAEVKAAVEVSVPEQPAARDIDRTVREERAPSTSSYERRERRDDRGGRSFERRDDNRGGFNRDRDDRGGRSFERRDDNRGGFNRDRDDRGGRSFNRDRDDRGGRSFERRDDNRGGFNRDRDDRGGRSFNRDRDDRGGRSFERRDDNRGGFNRDRDDRGGRSFNRDRDDRGGRSFERRDDNRGGGRSFERRDDNRGGFRRDDRTGHRGSDRPFNRERRDDRPGFRSGGHDRPYGRRDDHRGGTGSSSFGRRDDKPRWKRNG, encoded by the coding sequence ATGTCCATTTCCAGTTCTGATCACGCCGTCCTGCCCGAGAACACCGACGTCGAGATCACCGAAGCGGTCTCCGAAGAGATCGCTCAGGCCGTCGACAGTGTCGAGGCAGTCGCGGCCGTCGAGACCACCGAGGTCACCGACGCCGCCGACGAGGCCGACGAGGCCGACACCGCCGACACCCTCACCTTCGCCGACCTCGGTCTCCCCGAGGGCGTCGTGCGCAAGCTCGCGCAGAACGGCGTGACCAGCCCCTTCCCGATCCAGGCCGCGACCATCCCGGACGCCCTGGCCGGCAAGGACATCCTCGGCCGCGGCCGCACCGGCTCCGGCAAGACCCTCTCCTTCGGTCTGCCCACCCTGGCCACGCTGGCCGGCGGGCGCACCGAGAAGAAGCGCCCCCGCGCCGTCATCCTCACCCCCACCCGTGAGCTGGCCATGCAGGTGGCGGACGCCCTCCAGCCCTACGGCGACGTCCTCGGCCTGAAGATGAAGGTCGTCTGCGGCGGTACGTCGATGGGCAACCAGATCTACGCCCTGGAGCGTGGCGTCGACATCCTCGTCGCCACCCCGGGCCGGCTGCGCGACATCATCAACCGCGGCGCCTGCTCCCTCGAGGACGTGCAGATCGCGGTCCTCGACGAGGCCGACCAGATGTCCGACCTGGGCTTCCTGCCCGAGGTCACCGAGCTGCTCGACCAGGTCCCGGCCGGCGGTCAGCGGATGCTCTTCTCCGCGACGATGGAGAACGAGATCTCCACGCTGGTCAAGCGCTACCTGAGCAACCCGGTCACGCACGAGGTCGACAGCGCCCAGGGCAACGTCACGACCATGTCGCACCACATCCTGATCGTGAAGCCCAAGGACAAGGCGCCGGTCACCGCCGCGATCGCCTCCCGCAAGGGCCGCACGATCATCTTCGTCCGCACCCAGCTCGGTGCCGACCGCATCGCCGAGCAGCTGCGTGACGCCGGTGTGAAGGCGGACGCGCTGCACGGCGGCATGACCCAGGGTGCGCGTACCCGCACGCTGGCCGACTTCAAGGACGGCTACGTCAACGCGCTCGTCGCGACCGACGTCGCCGCCCGCGGTATCCACGTCGACGGCATCGACCTGGTCCTGAACGTGGACCCGGCCGGTGACCACAAGGACTACCTGCACCGCGCGGGCCGTACGGCCCGCGCCGGCCGCACCGGCACGGTCGTCTCCCTGTCGCTGCCGCACCAGCGCCGTCAGATCTTCCGTCTGATGGAGGACGCGGGCGTCGACGCCGGGCGTCACATCATCCAGGGCGGCGCGGCCTTCGACCCGGAGGTCGCCGAGATCACCGGCGCCCGGTCGATGACCGAGGTCCAGGCCGAGTCCGCGGGCAACGCGGCGCAGCAGGCCGAGCGTGAGGTCTCCCAGCTCACCAAGGAGCTGGAGCGCGCGCAGCGCCGTGCGTCCGAGCTGCGCGAGGAGGCGGACCGTCTGGTCGCCCGGGTCGCCCGCGAGCGCGGTGAGGACCCGGAGGCCGCGGTCGCCGAGGCGCAGGAGCAGGCCGAGGCCGAGGTCAAGGCGGCCGTCGAGGTCTCCGTGCCGGAGCAGCCGGCCGCGCGGGACATCGACCGGACCGTGCGCGAGGAGCGCGCGCCGTCCACGTCGTCGTACGAGCGCCGTGAGCGTCGGGACGACCGCGGTGGCCGTTCCTTCGAGCGTCGTGACGACAACCGGGGCGGTTTCAACCGGGACCGTGACGACCGTGGCGGTCGCTCTTTCGAGCGTCGTGACGACAACCGGGGTGGCTTCAACCGGGACCGTGACGACCGTGGTGGTCGTTCGTTCAACCGTGACCGTGACGACCGCGGTGGCCGCTCTTTCGAGCGTCGTGACGACAACCGGGGTGGCTTCAACCGGGACCGTGACGACCGTGGTGGTCGTTCGTTCAACCGTGACCGTGACGACCGTGGCGGCCGCTCTTTCGAGCGTCGTGACGACAACCGGGGTGGCTTCAACCGGGACCGTGACGACCGTGGTGGCCGTTCGTTCAACCGTGACCGCGACGACCGCGGCGGTCGCTCCTTCGAGCGTCGTGACGACAACCGCGGCGGCGGGCGTTCCTTCGAGCGCCGGGACGACAACCGGGGCGGTTTCCGCCGCGACGACCGCACCGGTCACCGGGGCAGCGACCGTCCGTTCAACCGCGAGCGCCGCGACGACCGTCCGGGCTTCCGCTCCGGCGGCCACGACCGCCCGTACGGCCGTCGTGACGACCACCGCGGTGGCACCGGCTCCTCCTCGTTCGGCCGCCGTGACGACAAGCCGCGCTGGAAGCGCAACGGCTGA
- a CDS encoding metallopeptidase family protein yields MLEMTREEFEELVAEALDRIPPELTRLMDNVAVFVEDEPPADDPELLGLYEGTPLTDRGEWYAGVLPDRITIYRGPTLRMCETREEVVAETEVTVVHEIAHHFGIDDARLHALGYG; encoded by the coding sequence GTGCTGGAGATGACGCGCGAGGAGTTCGAGGAACTGGTCGCCGAGGCGCTGGACCGGATCCCGCCGGAGCTGACGCGGCTGATGGACAACGTCGCGGTGTTCGTCGAGGACGAGCCCCCGGCGGACGATCCCGAGCTGCTCGGGCTGTACGAGGGGACCCCGCTGACGGACCGCGGCGAGTGGTACGCCGGGGTGCTGCCGGACCGGATCACGATCTACCGGGGGCCGACGCTGCGGATGTGCGAGACGCGCGAGGAGGTCGTGGCCGAGACCGAGGTGACGGTGGTGCACGAGATCGCACACCACTTCGGGATCGACGACGCGCGGCTGCACGCGCTGGGGTACGGCTGA